Sequence from the Thermococcus nautili genome:
GCCCAGCTCGATGCCATAATGAGGAAAATCCTGACGCCGGACGCGAGGGAGAGGCTAGGTCGCGTTAAGCTCGTTAGACCGGAACTCGCGAGACAGGTTGAGCTCGTCCTCGTTCAGCTCTACCAGGCCGGCCAGATAAGGGAACCGATAGACGACGCCAAGCTGAAGAGAATTTTAGCCCAGATTGACGAAAGGACGAGAAGGGAGTTCAGGATTAAGTGGTAGCGGACGGTGCATTAATGGACGCGCGGGAGATAGTGAAGATTCTCGACGAAAAGGGAGAGGTCAGTCTCGACACCTGGAAGGTCGTCTCCGTGAGGAAGAACGAGGACGGCACGGCGGACGTCCTCTACAAGAACCGGCACGTGGGTAGCGAGGAGAACCCCGTTTTCCTCTGGATTTACGCCAACATAGTCGAGGACGACTGGGACGTCCGGGTTTTGGAGAGGATAACCTTCCAGAAGGAAGACCTGCTCTGGCTGTTGAAGTTCGTCTTTCCGAAAGTTAAGGTTTATAAGGGGCTTGCAAAATAGCCCGCCGGCCGGGGGTGTTTGAGTGAGCGGGAAGAGAGTGTGTCCCGTCTGTGGCTCTACCGAGTTCATCTACGACCCCAGCAGGGGTGAAATAGTCTGTAAGGTTTGCGGTTACGTCATCGAGGAGAACGTTGTCGATGAGGGGCCGGAGTGGAGAGCCTTTGACCCCAGCCAGAGGGAGAAGAGGGCGCGCGTTGGAGCGCCGGAGAGCATACTCCTCCACGATAAAGGTCTCTCGACCGACATAGGAATAGACCGCTCCCTCACCGGCCTGATGAGGGAGAAGATGTACCGCCTCAGGAAGTGGCAGAGCCGCTTAAGGGTCAGCGACGCGGCCGAGAGGAACTTAGCTTTCGCACTGAGCGAGCTCGACAGGATAGCGAGCCAGCTCAAGCTCCCGAGGCACGTGGAGGAAGAGGCGGCAAGGCTCTACAGGGAGGCAGTCAGAAAGGGCCTCATAAGGGGTCGCTCGATAGAGGCAGTCATAGCGGCCTGCGTTTATGCGGCCTGCCGACTTTTGAAGGTCCCCAGAACGCTCGACGAGATAGCGGACATCTCGCGCGTTGACAAGAAGGAAATAGGAAGGAGCTTCCGCTTCATAGCGAG
This genomic interval carries:
- a CDS encoding DNA-binding protein; the protein is MAEDIEEIRKRKLMELQKRYLEQQKAQEEAMRQEMELQAQLDAIMRKILTPDARERLGRVKLVRPELARQVELVLVQLYQAGQIREPIDDAKLKRILAQIDERTRREFRIKW
- a CDS encoding transcription initiation factor IIB, which produces MSGKRVCPVCGSTEFIYDPSRGEIVCKVCGYVIEENVVDEGPEWRAFDPSQREKRARVGAPESILLHDKGLSTDIGIDRSLTGLMREKMYRLRKWQSRLRVSDAAERNLAFALSELDRIASQLKLPRHVEEEAARLYREAVRKGLIRGRSIEAVIAACVYAACRLLKVPRTLDEIADISRVDKKEIGRSFRFIARHLNLTPKKLFVKPTDYVNKFADELGLSEKVRRRAIQILEEAYEKGLTSGKSPAGLVAAALYIAGLLEGEKRTQREVAEVARVTEVTVRNRYKELVDKLNLKIPL